A genomic segment from Gemmatimonadota bacterium encodes:
- a CDS encoding DUF4976 domain-containing protein has protein sequence LYAHDGVRTHRHNLIYYYADGCGHEGASDDAREPEWELFDLDKDPYELNSVYHNPEYAEIVAELKDELHRLQDEVGDERYEKDV, from the coding sequence CTCTACGCACACGACGGAGTCAGAACGCACCGGCACAACCTCATCTACTATTACGCCGACGGATGTGGACACGAAGGCGCCTCGGACGACGCCCGAGAACCAGAATGGGAATTATTTGACCTGGACAAAGACCCGTATGAACTGAACAGCGTCTATCACAATCCAGAATACGCAGAAATAGTCGCCGAACTAAAAGACGAACTCCACCGCTTGCAGGACGAAGTGGGAGATGAGCGATATGAGAAAGACGTGTAA